One genomic segment of Chloroflexota bacterium includes these proteins:
- a CDS encoding transposase — LIQNHKGHCEENAHVERSHRTDDDEFYIPRALAIHSERDLLDEALGYLYYYNNVREHSSLGYQTPFAHLKEQLPEIDENIRLVVPFMLDKVAVELGPWSGYHVLAQHPLCPPLFGVAITERELQIAVE; from the coding sequence CTGATCCAAAACCACAAAGGCCATTGTGAGGAGAATGCACATGTCGAACGCTCTCACCGCACCGATGACGATGAATTCTACATCCCCAGAGCGCTTGCTATTCACAGCGAGCGGGATTTGCTCGATGAAGCCCTGGGCTATCTCTACTACTACAACAACGTGCGAGAACACTCCTCTCTGGGCTACCAAACACCCTTTGCCCACCTCAAGGAGCAACTGCCAGAGATCGATGAGAACATCAGGTTGGTCGTACCTTTTATGCTCGACAAAGTCGCCGTTGAACTAGGCCCTTGGAGTGGATACCATGTGCTGGCACAGCACCCCCTGTGCCCGCCTCTCTTTGGGGTGGCGATCACGGAAAGAGAGCTCCA